A region of Lichenibacterium dinghuense DNA encodes the following proteins:
- a CDS encoding helix-turn-helix domain-containing protein, with translation MIRAKRGIEAMVDKGLAVLALPKVEDLSALARDLADSGVTATVVEVGDVDVRCIRERSGLTQEEFALRFGLDVDTLHNWESGRRAMPIAVRSYMRVIDRMPEQAGSALEAAIAQP, from the coding sequence ATGATCCGCGCCAAGAGGGGTATCGAGGCGATGGTCGACAAGGGCTTGGCCGTCCTGGCGCTGCCGAAGGTCGAAGACCTTTCCGCCTTGGCCCGAGACTTGGCGGACAGCGGGGTCACCGCGACGGTCGTCGAGGTCGGGGACGTCGACGTGAGGTGCATCCGCGAGCGCAGCGGCCTCACGCAGGAGGAGTTCGCGCTCCGGTTCGGCCTCGACGTCGACACGCTCCACAACTGGGAGTCGGGCCGACGGGCGATGCCGATCGCCGTTCGGAGCTACATGAGGGTCATCGACAGGATGCCGGAGCAGGCCGGATCGGCCCTGGAGGCCGCCATCGCGCAGCCGTGA
- a CDS encoding acyl-CoA synthetase — translation MTGPGTGAERAEPPVASAADVAAIEAAGWPDGLPATTYDVFLRSAERFGDATALSFFLSVEDHRRTQDWSYRALLAEVTRAANLFTRLGVGPEDVVAYVLPNLPETHFALWGAEAAGRALAINPLLDEGTIAELLRAAGAKVLVTLAPFPTTDIPAKAMAAAAAAGVADVVLVDLADRVRGWKRVPAKLMALRAARRAPAPGSLRVHRWRRLAAAAPADRLLRGAPPRADDVASLFPTGGTTGAPKIAVRTHSNEVADAWMGTRVIGDAATPGDTAFCGLPLFHVNATVVTGIAAFLRGARVLLATPQGFRAPGLVDRFWEIVEHHRVGYFSGVPTLFAALLARPTGGRDLSSLRYCYCGAAPMPADSIRAFEKLSGARLLEGYGLTEGTCASAVNPYGGERRPGSVGLRFPFGELRPVVLDGSGAWLRDAAVGEPGAVAIAGPHVFRGYLDPAAERGLWLDRGDGRRWFNTGDLGRLDAEGYLWLTGRAKDIIIRGGHNIDPATIEEALHRHPAVELAAAVGRPDRYAGELPVVYVQLHDGAAAAEDELLAFAEAEVGERAARPKAVRVLDRLPQTAVSKIFKPALREMETRRYAEEALAEAGIAATVRAAVDPKRGMVVTVEGAGGRGEAARAALGGIAVAVDVAPP, via the coding sequence GTGACGGGACCAGGGACGGGAGCGGAGCGGGCCGAGCCGCCGGTGGCGAGCGCCGCCGACGTCGCCGCCATCGAGGCCGCGGGCTGGCCCGACGGCCTGCCGGCCACGACCTACGACGTGTTCCTGCGCTCCGCCGAGCGCTTCGGCGACGCCACGGCGCTGTCATTCTTCCTGTCCGTCGAGGACCATCGCCGCACGCAGGACTGGAGCTACCGCGCGCTCCTCGCCGAGGTGACGCGGGCCGCGAACCTGTTCACCCGCCTCGGGGTCGGGCCGGAGGACGTCGTCGCCTACGTGCTGCCGAACCTGCCGGAGACGCATTTCGCGCTGTGGGGCGCCGAGGCGGCCGGCCGGGCTCTCGCGATCAACCCCCTGCTCGACGAGGGCACGATCGCGGAACTGCTGCGCGCCGCCGGCGCCAAAGTGCTGGTGACGCTGGCGCCCTTCCCCACCACCGACATCCCGGCCAAGGCCATGGCGGCGGCCGCGGCGGCGGGCGTCGCCGACGTCGTGCTGGTCGACCTCGCCGACCGCGTCCGCGGCTGGAAGCGCGTCCCGGCCAAGCTGATGGCGCTCCGCGCGGCGCGGCGCGCCCCCGCGCCGGGGAGCCTGCGGGTGCACCGCTGGCGCCGCCTCGCCGCCGCGGCGCCCGCGGACAGGCTGCTGCGCGGCGCCCCGCCCCGAGCGGACGACGTGGCGTCGCTGTTCCCCACCGGCGGCACCACAGGCGCGCCGAAGATCGCGGTGCGGACTCACAGCAACGAGGTGGCCGACGCCTGGATGGGCACCCGCGTGATCGGCGACGCCGCGACGCCTGGCGACACGGCCTTCTGCGGGCTGCCGCTGTTCCACGTCAACGCCACGGTGGTGACGGGCATCGCGGCCTTCCTGCGCGGCGCCCGCGTGCTGCTCGCGACGCCGCAGGGGTTCCGGGCGCCGGGGCTGGTCGACCGCTTCTGGGAGATCGTCGAGCACCACCGCGTCGGCTATTTCAGCGGCGTGCCGACCCTCTTCGCCGCGCTGCTGGCGCGCCCCACCGGCGGGCGGGACCTGTCGTCGCTGCGCTATTGCTACTGCGGGGCGGCGCCGATGCCGGCCGACAGCATCCGCGCCTTCGAGAAGCTCAGCGGCGCCCGGCTGCTCGAAGGCTACGGCCTGACCGAGGGCACCTGCGCCTCCGCCGTGAACCCCTACGGGGGCGAGCGGCGGCCGGGCTCGGTCGGCCTGCGCTTCCCCTTCGGCGAGCTGCGCCCCGTGGTGCTGGACGGATCGGGCGCATGGCTGCGCGACGCCGCTGTGGGCGAGCCGGGCGCGGTGGCGATCGCGGGGCCGCACGTGTTCCGCGGCTACCTCGACCCGGCCGCAGAGCGGGGGCTGTGGCTCGACCGCGGCGACGGCCGGCGCTGGTTCAACACCGGCGACCTCGGCCGCCTCGACGCCGAGGGCTACCTGTGGCTGACGGGCCGCGCCAAAGACATCATCATCCGCGGCGGCCACAACATCGACCCTGCGACGATCGAGGAGGCGCTCCACCGCCACCCGGCCGTGGAGCTCGCCGCCGCGGTCGGCCGGCCGGACCGCTACGCCGGGGAGCTGCCGGTCGTCTACGTCCAGCTCCACGACGGCGCGGCGGCCGCGGAGGACGAGTTGCTCGCCTTCGCGGAGGCCGAGGTCGGCGAGCGCGCCGCCCGGCCGAAGGCGGTGCGGGTGCTCGACAGGCTGCCGCAGACCGCGGTGAGCAAGATCTTCAAGCCGGCCCTGCGCGAGATGGAGACGCGGCGCTACGCCGAGGAGGCGCTGGCCGAGGCCGGCATCGCGGCGACCGTGCGGGCCGCGGTGGACCCGAAGCGCGGCATGGTGGTGACGGTGGAGGGCGCGGGCGGGCGCGGCGAGGCGGCGAGGGCGGCGCTGGGGGGGATCGCGGTCGCGGTGGACGTCGCGCCGCCCTGA
- a CDS encoding Tex family protein, with protein MAYPILSRIAAELGVRDAQVAAAVALLDGGATVPFVARYRKEATGSLDDAQLRKLEERLGALRDLEDRRAAVLKSLRESGKLAPKLEAAVLAADSRARLEDVYLPYRPKRRTKAEIAREAGLAPLADALLLRPDAAPDALAARFADPAKGVADAGAALDGARAILVERFGEDADLVGSLRETVWKRGRLAAKVRKGKAEAGAKFADYFDFAEAPAKLPSHRVLALFRGEREEVLDLDIRPEPEPEGSKGPGAPELGIMSRFGLSNRGRPGDGWMGETVRAAWRTKILPRLDTDLRNRLREAAEAEAARVFAANLRDLLLAAPAGPRATLGLDPGFRSGTKAAVVDRTGKVVATATVYPHEPQRRWDEALAVLGRLAAQHGVELVAVGNGTASRETDRLAAELLRQNPALGMAKVVVSEAGASVYSASATATAELPGLDVTLRGAVSIARRLQDPLAELVKIDPKAIGVGQYQHDIDEARLSRSLDGVVEDCVNAVGVEVNMASVPLLARVAGVGPALAANIVAHRDANGPFPSRKALRKVPRMGPKAFEQCAGFLRIAGGEDPLDASGVHPEAYPVVRRILDAAKTDARGLIGNAAALRGLQPARFADATFGLPTVMDILRELEKPGRDPRPAFQAATFKEGVETIGDLEPGMVLEGAVTNVAAFGAFVDVGVHQDGLVHVSAMSRSFVKDPREVVKPGDVVRVKVLEVDKARRRIALTLRLDDEPGATKPPRAPAPEAGRAPQPRAAPAKPAEGALAEALRRAGSPGGGRRP; from the coding sequence ATGGCCTACCCCATCCTGTCCCGCATCGCCGCCGAACTCGGCGTGCGCGACGCGCAGGTGGCCGCCGCGGTGGCGCTGCTCGACGGGGGCGCCACCGTCCCCTTCGTGGCGCGCTACCGCAAGGAGGCCACCGGCTCGCTCGACGACGCGCAGCTCCGCAAGCTGGAGGAGCGGCTGGGCGCCCTGCGCGACCTGGAGGACCGGCGCGCCGCGGTGCTGAAGTCGCTGCGCGAGTCGGGCAAGCTCGCCCCGAAGCTCGAAGCCGCCGTGCTGGCCGCCGACAGCCGCGCCCGGCTGGAGGACGTCTACCTCCCGTACCGCCCGAAGCGCCGCACCAAGGCCGAGATCGCCCGCGAGGCCGGGCTCGCGCCCCTCGCCGATGCCCTGCTCCTCCGCCCCGACGCCGCGCCCGACGCGCTGGCGGCGCGCTTCGCCGACCCCGCGAAGGGCGTCGCCGACGCGGGAGCCGCGCTCGACGGCGCCCGCGCGATCCTGGTCGAGCGCTTCGGCGAGGACGCCGACCTCGTGGGGTCCCTGCGCGAAACGGTGTGGAAGCGCGGCCGGCTCGCCGCCAAGGTCAGGAAGGGCAAGGCCGAGGCCGGCGCCAAGTTCGCCGACTATTTCGACTTCGCCGAGGCGCCCGCGAAGCTGCCCTCGCACCGCGTGCTCGCGCTGTTCCGCGGCGAACGCGAGGAGGTGCTCGACCTCGACATCCGGCCCGAGCCGGAGCCCGAGGGGTCCAAGGGCCCGGGCGCGCCGGAGCTCGGCATCATGAGCCGCTTCGGCCTGTCGAACCGCGGCCGCCCCGGCGACGGCTGGATGGGCGAGACCGTGCGGGCGGCGTGGCGCACCAAGATCCTGCCGCGGCTCGACACCGACCTCCGCAACCGTCTCCGCGAGGCCGCCGAGGCCGAGGCGGCGCGCGTCTTCGCGGCCAACCTGCGCGACCTGCTGCTGGCGGCGCCGGCCGGCCCGCGGGCGACGCTGGGGCTCGACCCCGGCTTCCGCTCGGGCACCAAGGCCGCCGTGGTGGACCGCACCGGCAAGGTGGTGGCGACCGCCACGGTCTACCCCCACGAGCCGCAGCGCCGCTGGGACGAGGCCCTCGCGGTGCTGGGGCGCCTCGCGGCGCAGCACGGCGTCGAGCTCGTCGCGGTCGGCAACGGCACCGCCTCGCGCGAGACCGACCGGCTGGCCGCGGAGCTCCTCAGGCAGAACCCGGCCCTCGGCATGGCCAAGGTGGTCGTGTCGGAGGCGGGCGCCTCGGTCTACTCCGCCTCGGCCACGGCCACCGCCGAGCTGCCCGGGCTCGACGTGACGCTGCGCGGCGCCGTGTCGATCGCCCGCCGCCTCCAGGACCCGCTGGCGGAACTCGTCAAGATCGACCCCAAGGCGATCGGCGTCGGCCAGTACCAGCACGACATCGACGAGGCGCGCCTGTCGCGCTCGCTCGACGGCGTGGTGGAGGACTGCGTCAACGCGGTCGGGGTGGAGGTCAACATGGCTTCAGTGCCGCTGCTCGCGCGCGTCGCCGGCGTCGGCCCGGCGCTCGCCGCCAACATCGTGGCGCACCGCGACGCCAACGGGCCCTTCCCGTCGCGCAAGGCGCTGCGCAAGGTGCCCCGCATGGGGCCGAAGGCCTTCGAGCAATGCGCGGGCTTCCTGCGCATCGCGGGCGGCGAGGACCCGCTCGACGCGTCCGGCGTCCACCCCGAGGCCTACCCCGTGGTGCGCCGCATCCTCGACGCGGCGAAGACCGACGCGCGCGGCCTCATCGGCAACGCCGCCGCCCTGCGCGGCCTGCAGCCGGCGCGCTTCGCCGACGCGACCTTCGGCCTGCCCACGGTCATGGACATCCTGCGCGAGCTGGAGAAGCCGGGCCGCGACCCCCGCCCCGCCTTCCAGGCGGCGACGTTCAAGGAGGGCGTCGAGACGATCGGCGACCTCGAGCCCGGCATGGTGCTGGAGGGCGCCGTCACCAATGTTGCGGCCTTCGGCGCCTTCGTGGACGTCGGCGTGCACCAGGACGGGCTCGTGCACGTGTCCGCCATGAGCCGCAGCTTCGTGAAGGACCCGCGCGAGGTGGTGAAGCCCGGCGACGTGGTGCGCGTGAAGGTGCTGGAGGTCGACAAGGCGAGGCGCCGCATCGCGCTCACGCTGCGGCTCGACGACGAGCCCGGCGCCACGAAGCCCCCGCGGGCGCCCGCGCCGGAGGCCGGCAGGGCCCCGCAGCCGCGCGCGGCGCCGGCGAAGCCCGCCGAGGGGGCGCTGGCCGAGGCGCTGCGGCGGGCGGGCTCGCCCGGCGGCGGGCGTCGTCCCTGA
- the trmB gene encoding tRNA (guanine(46)-N(7))-methyltransferase TrmB: protein MATSPEAERPAPSQGRHRSGVLHGRRAGRPLRKDQRARMARDLPALEVGLAELVDPAALFEPGIAGLRLEVGFGGGEHLAHEAGRFPDLGFIGCEPFLNGVAKLVERIEALDLDNVRLHAGDAGELLDALPPACLDGADVFYPDPWPKRRQRKRRFLSEPNLGRLARALKPGAPLRFATDIDDYAGWVLARVLRSADFAWEAREADDWRKPWDGWPSTRYEQKAIREGRPPAYLTFVRR from the coding sequence GTGGCCACTTCGCCTGAGGCTGAACGGCCGGCCCCGTCCCAGGGCCGGCACCGGTCGGGCGTGCTGCACGGGCGGCGGGCCGGGCGCCCGCTGCGCAAGGACCAGCGCGCCCGCATGGCGCGCGACCTGCCGGCGCTGGAGGTGGGCCTCGCCGAACTCGTCGATCCCGCGGCGCTGTTCGAGCCGGGCATCGCCGGCCTTCGGCTGGAGGTGGGCTTCGGCGGCGGCGAGCACCTGGCCCACGAGGCCGGGCGCTTCCCCGACCTCGGCTTCATCGGCTGCGAGCCCTTCCTCAACGGGGTCGCGAAGCTCGTCGAGCGGATCGAGGCGCTGGACCTCGACAACGTCCGGCTCCACGCGGGCGACGCGGGAGAGTTGCTCGACGCGCTCCCCCCGGCCTGCCTTGACGGCGCCGACGTCTTCTACCCCGACCCCTGGCCGAAGCGGCGCCAGCGCAAGCGGCGCTTCCTGTCCGAGCCGAACCTCGGCCGCCTCGCGCGGGCGCTGAAGCCGGGCGCCCCCCTGCGCTTCGCCACCGACATCGACGACTACGCCGGCTGGGTGCTGGCCCGCGTGCTGCGCTCCGCCGACTTCGCCTGGGAGGCCCGCGAGGCCGACGACTGGCGCAAGCCGTGGGACGGCTGGCCCTCGACGCGCTACGAGCAGAAAGCGATCCGGGAAGGGCGGCCTCCGGCGTATCTGACGTTCGTGCGGCGATGA
- a CDS encoding 3-deoxy-manno-octulosonate cytidylyltransferase: MNPIVLIPARMAATRLPGKPLLPIAGAPMIVQVWRRAVEADVGPVVVATDEPRIAAAVEAEGGRAVLTRADHPSGTDRVHEALEAIDPDGRHDAVVNLQGDLPTVDPRIVGAALAPLGDPAVALATLAAVIARDEERADPNVVKLVGSEVAPRRLRALYFTRATAPWGDGPLHHHIGLYAFRRDALRRFVALPPSPLERREKLEQLRALEAGMRIDAAIVDTVPLGVDNPAELERARSILEAP, translated from the coding sequence GTGAACCCCATCGTGCTGATCCCCGCCCGCATGGCGGCGACCCGCCTGCCCGGCAAGCCGCTGCTGCCCATCGCGGGCGCGCCGATGATCGTGCAGGTGTGGCGGCGCGCCGTCGAGGCCGACGTCGGCCCCGTGGTGGTGGCCACCGACGAGCCCCGCATCGCCGCGGCCGTCGAGGCCGAGGGCGGCCGCGCGGTCCTGACGCGTGCCGACCACCCGTCCGGCACCGACCGGGTGCACGAGGCGCTGGAGGCCATCGACCCCGACGGGCGCCACGACGCCGTGGTCAACCTGCAGGGCGACCTGCCGACCGTCGACCCGCGCATCGTCGGCGCGGCGCTCGCCCCCCTCGGCGACCCCGCGGTGGCGCTGGCCACGCTGGCGGCCGTCATCGCGCGCGACGAGGAGCGGGCGGACCCGAACGTCGTCAAGCTCGTGGGCAGCGAGGTGGCCCCCCGGCGCCTGCGCGCGCTCTACTTCACCCGCGCCACCGCGCCCTGGGGCGACGGGCCGCTCCACCACCACATCGGGCTCTACGCCTTCCGGCGCGACGCGCTGCGGCGCTTCGTGGCGCTGCCGCCCTCGCCCCTGGAGCGCCGCGAGAAGCTGGAACAGCTCCGCGCGCTCGAAGCCGGGATGCGGATCGATGCGGCGATAGTGGACACGGTGCCGCTCGGCGTGGACAACCCCGCCGAACTCGAACGCGCCCGCTCGATCCTGGAGGCCCCGTGA
- the metK gene encoding methionine adenosyltransferase — protein MARQNYLFTSESVSEGHPDKVCDRISDEVVDLFFSEGAKAGLDPYQIRVACETLATTNRVVIAGEVRGPAIDPSAIEAAARSAIKDIGYEQDGFHHENAKVEILLHAQSADIAVGVDEAGNKEEGAGDQGIMFGYACRETPELMPAPIYYAHRILHNLSDARRSGAEKGLGPDAKSQVTVRYENGVPVGVTQIVLSHQHVDEHLTSNDIRAIAEPHIRRALPEGFVTKDTVWHVNPTGKFFIGGPDGDCGLTGRKIIVDTYGGAAPHGGGAFSGKDPTKVDRSAAYAARYLAKNVVAAGLAERCTLQLSYAIGVAEPLSIYADLHGTGEIDEAKLEDVLMGAMRLSPRGIREHLKLNRPIYARTSSYGHFGRAPEADGGFSWEATDLAETLRGHFA, from the coding sequence GTGGCCCGTCAGAACTACCTGTTCACCAGCGAATCCGTGTCCGAAGGGCACCCCGACAAGGTGTGCGACCGCATCTCGGACGAGGTGGTGGACCTGTTCTTCTCCGAGGGCGCCAAGGCGGGCCTCGACCCTTACCAGATCCGCGTCGCCTGCGAGACGCTGGCCACCACCAACCGCGTCGTCATCGCCGGCGAGGTGCGCGGCCCCGCGATCGACCCGTCCGCCATCGAGGCCGCGGCCCGCTCGGCCATCAAGGACATCGGCTACGAGCAGGACGGCTTCCACCACGAGAACGCCAAGGTCGAGATCCTGCTGCACGCGCAGTCGGCCGACATCGCGGTCGGCGTCGACGAGGCCGGCAACAAGGAAGAGGGCGCCGGCGACCAGGGCATCATGTTCGGCTACGCCTGCCGCGAGACCCCGGAGCTGATGCCGGCGCCGATCTATTACGCGCACCGCATCCTGCACAACCTGTCGGACGCGCGCCGCTCGGGCGCCGAGAAGGGCCTCGGGCCCGACGCCAAGAGCCAGGTCACGGTCCGCTACGAGAACGGCGTGCCGGTCGGGGTCACGCAGATCGTGCTGTCGCACCAGCACGTGGACGAGCACCTGACCTCCAACGACATCCGCGCCATCGCGGAGCCGCACATCCGACGCGCGCTGCCCGAGGGCTTCGTCACCAAGGACACGGTGTGGCACGTCAACCCGACCGGCAAGTTCTTCATCGGCGGGCCGGACGGCGATTGCGGCCTCACGGGCCGCAAGATCATCGTGGACACCTACGGCGGCGCGGCCCCGCACGGCGGCGGCGCCTTCTCGGGCAAGGACCCCACCAAGGTCGACCGCTCGGCCGCCTACGCGGCGCGCTACCTCGCCAAGAACGTGGTGGCGGCCGGCCTCGCCGAGCGCTGCACCCTGCAGCTGTCCTACGCCATCGGCGTGGCCGAGCCGCTGTCGATCTACGCCGACCTCCACGGCACCGGCGAGATCGACGAGGCCAAGCTCGAGGACGTGCTGATGGGCGCCATGCGCCTGTCGCCGCGCGGCATCCGCGAGCACCTCAAGCTCAACCGGCCGATCTACGCCCGCACCTCGTCCTACGGCCACTTCGGCCGCGCGCCCGAGGCCGACGGCGGCTTTTCCTGGGAAGCCACGGACCTCGCCGAGACGCTGCGTGGCCACTTCGCCTGA
- a CDS encoding M48 family metallopeptidase: MSVLSRLLARATPARAVPPPRAAAPAPRVLEVVHEGVAHPVRLKRVAAARRFTLRVRSADGTAVLTMPPRASLRSARDFAERNAGWIGARLAALPERIAMLPGAVVPLRGVDHGIVLDPTALRRVQPGRGPDGGAVLRVSPRAPDPAAAVLHFLAAEARADLAAAVARHAAAVGRPVARITLRDTRSRWGSCSSRGALNFSWRLILAPPPVLDYLAAHEVAHLVHMDHSEDFWRVTRRLAPHTDEAEAWLKRHGPGLHRYGPGR, from the coding sequence GTGTCGGTCCTGTCCCGCCTCCTCGCCCGAGCCACCCCTGCGCGAGCCGTTCCGCCGCCGCGCGCCGCCGCGCCCGCCCCGCGGGTGCTGGAAGTGGTGCACGAGGGCGTGGCCCATCCCGTCCGCCTGAAGCGCGTCGCCGCCGCGCGCCGCTTCACCCTGCGGGTGCGGTCCGCCGACGGCACGGCCGTCCTCACCATGCCGCCGCGCGCCTCGCTGCGCTCCGCACGGGACTTCGCGGAGCGCAACGCGGGGTGGATCGGGGCGCGCCTCGCCGCCCTGCCGGAGCGCATCGCGATGCTGCCCGGCGCCGTCGTGCCGCTGCGGGGCGTCGACCACGGCATCGTCCTCGACCCCACGGCGCTGCGCCGCGTCCAGCCCGGCCGAGGCCCCGACGGCGGGGCCGTGCTGCGCGTGTCGCCCCGCGCGCCGGACCCCGCCGCCGCCGTGCTGCACTTCCTCGCCGCCGAGGCGCGGGCCGACCTCGCCGCCGCGGTCGCCCGCCACGCCGCGGCGGTCGGCCGTCCGGTCGCACGCATCACGCTGCGCGACACGCGCTCGCGCTGGGGCTCGTGCTCGTCGCGGGGCGCGCTGAACTTCTCCTGGCGGCTGATCCTGGCGCCGCCGCCCGTGCTCGACTACCTCGCCGCCCACGAGGTGGCGCACCTCGTCCACATGGACCATTCCGAGGATTTCTGGCGCGTGACGCGGCGTCTCGCGCCCCACACCGACGAGGCCGAAGCCTGGCTGAAGCGCCACGGCCCCGGCCTCCACCGCTACGGGCCGGGCCGATGA
- a CDS encoding prephenate dehydratase, producing the protein MNRVISYQGEPGAFSHQSCQAVYPDWEALACPTFEDAFAAVAEGRAALAMIPIDNSIAGRVADIHALLPKSDLHIVGEFFLPVHFQLMGVPGARVEDLRTVQSHIHALGQCRKLIRRLGLKAIVAGDTAGSAREVAAAGDPTRGSLSPRLAAGIYGLDILAEDVEDEDHNTTRFVVLSREPAPPAAGDGPVVTTFMFRVKNLPAALYKGLGGFATNGVNMTKLESYMVEGEFTATQFLADVEGHPGDDAVRRAFDELRFFSREFRVLGTYPAHPFRVDSAHAERD; encoded by the coding sequence GTGAACCGCGTCATCAGCTACCAGGGCGAGCCCGGCGCCTTCTCGCACCAGTCCTGCCAGGCCGTGTATCCGGACTGGGAGGCCCTCGCCTGCCCGACCTTCGAGGACGCCTTCGCGGCCGTGGCCGAGGGGCGCGCCGCCCTGGCGATGATCCCCATCGACAATTCCATCGCGGGCCGCGTCGCCGACATCCACGCCCTGCTGCCGAAGTCCGACCTCCACATCGTGGGCGAGTTCTTCCTGCCCGTGCATTTCCAGTTGATGGGCGTGCCGGGCGCGCGGGTCGAGGACCTGCGCACGGTGCAGAGCCACATCCACGCGCTCGGCCAGTGCCGCAAGCTGATCCGGCGCCTGGGCCTGAAGGCGATCGTGGCGGGCGACACGGCCGGCTCGGCCCGCGAGGTCGCGGCGGCCGGCGACCCGACGCGCGGCTCGCTGTCGCCCCGCCTCGCGGCCGGCATCTACGGGCTCGACATCCTCGCCGAGGACGTCGAGGACGAGGACCACAACACGACGCGCTTCGTCGTGCTGTCGCGCGAGCCCGCCCCCCCGGCCGCGGGGGACGGGCCGGTGGTGACCACCTTCATGTTCCGGGTGAAGAACCTGCCGGCCGCGCTCTACAAGGGGCTCGGCGGCTTCGCCACCAACGGCGTCAACATGACCAAGCTCGAATCCTACATGGTGGAGGGCGAGTTCACCGCGACGCAGTTCCTGGCCGACGTCGAGGGCCATCCCGGGGACGACGCCGTGCGCCGCGCCTTCGACGAGCTCCGGTTCTTCTCGCGCGAGTTCCGCGTGCTCGGCACCTACCCGGCCCACCCGTTCCGGGTGGACAGCGCCCACGCCGAGCGGGACTGA
- a CDS encoding helix-turn-helix domain-containing protein — MKKVPNPIDKHVGSRVRMQRVLIGMSQERLGGALGLTFQQVQKYEKGTNRIGASRLQQIAGILNVPPAFFFDKMPDEHAGSGHQGAGLAEDGNGFVADFLSTPEGLMLNKAFLRIKEGRVRKKIIDLVTALADDSSTAPARAASTAAPEEAEADDADGEDAL, encoded by the coding sequence GTGAAGAAGGTGCCCAACCCCATCGACAAGCATGTCGGGAGCAGGGTCCGCATGCAGCGGGTCCTGATCGGGATGAGCCAGGAGCGGCTCGGCGGCGCCTTGGGGCTCACCTTCCAGCAGGTCCAGAAATACGAGAAGGGCACCAACCGCATCGGCGCGAGCCGCCTGCAGCAGATCGCCGGGATCCTCAACGTCCCGCCGGCCTTCTTCTTCGACAAGATGCCGGACGAGCACGCCGGTTCCGGCCACCAGGGGGCCGGCCTCGCGGAGGACGGCAACGGCTTCGTGGCCGACTTCCTGTCGACCCCCGAAGGTTTGATGCTCAACAAGGCCTTCCTCCGCATCAAGGAGGGACGAGTCCGCAAGAAGATCATCGACCTCGTCACCGCGCTGGCCGACGATTCGTCCACCGCGCCGGCCCGGGCGGCCTCGACCGCCGCGCCCGAGGAGGCCGAGGCGGACGACGCCGACGGCGAGGACGCGCTCTGA